One Paramisgurnus dabryanus chromosome 10, PD_genome_1.1, whole genome shotgun sequence genomic region harbors:
- the msantd2 gene encoding myb/SANT-like DNA-binding domain-containing protein 2: MRLLLSSPPLSNRGKMAAPSNAELSPDLSLPLKIPKTEVPSPKSEDLSDSNQYHSDPSTPNRFSPLNVGVPLSGGAGRSGSASASSFIACRGMSWTPSETNALIAVWGNERLAEARMQQLEVAGTVFSGKAPGPAMYERVSRSLSELGYDRTPSQCRERMKTLRRCYSRVKEHGIGKRKSSYSIEQLEKVFGQGGWDSQTCQPVLINSSGLYQEMESDGSTMEDYSHEDWCNQDLSTAFNGGDIETEENQLPKTRVFQIRLESSEQAQRQEVMQNVMRILESVEVKWEHFQTWTDFSRLHLSNKLAIFGVGYNTRWREEIRYHYAEISSQVPLGKRLREYFNPEKAEGRVIMTKVQKMNWKNVYYKFLDITISEARCLELHMDVDWIPIAHTKAAGSSNGSQYLLPGGIPKTYGLYAIGYGETCVSNSTNTEDKSSSSSQEDEEVVDYCDGEKKDERTSAKVTYCYLGLAEEKTLQQCLLQHFQNSGKHYSRGERSAITTFLQKNFNSQDREGNQAGLPIYIKFIEVELDFLSAGSLIECLETAIGYSLKFNRKEAL; the protein is encoded by the exons ATGCGCCTCCTCCTCTCTTCCCCTCCCCTTAGCAACAGAGGCAAGATGGCGGCGCCCAGTAACGCCGAGCTTTCTCCCGATCTGTCACTGCCGCTCAAGATTCCCAAAACCGAGGTTCCCTCTCCAAAATCCGAGGATTTGAGTGACAGCAACCAATACCATTCGGACCCCTCCACCCCTAACAGATTCTCACCCCTGAACGTCGGGGTTCCCCTCTCCGGGGGCGCAGGCCGAAGTGGATCGGCCTCTGCTTCCAGCTTCATCGCCTGCCGAGGCATGTCATGGACGCCGTCCGAAACGAACGCGCTCATCGCCGTGTGGGGCAACGAGAGGCTGGCGGAGGCGCGGATGCAACAGCTGGAGGTGGCCGGAACAGTGTTTTCTGGCAAGGCGCCGGGTCCGGCGATGTACGAGCGGGTGTCCAGATCGCTGTCAGAGCTGGGTTATGATAGGACCCCATCCCAGTGTCGAGAGAGGATGAAG ACACTGAGACGGTGTTACAGTCGGGTTAAGGAGCACGGCATCGGGAAGAGGAAGAGCAGTTACTCCATCGAGCAGCTGGAGAAGGTGTTCGGACAGGGCGGCTGGGACTCCCAGACCTGTCAGCCTGTGTTGATCAACAGCAGCGGCCTGTATCAGGAGATGGAATCAGACGGCAGCACGATGGAGGATTACTCTCATGAAGACTGGTGCAATCAGGACCTTTCTACTGCCTTCAATGGAGGAGACATAGAGACAG AGGAGAACCAGCTTCCAAAGACCAGAGTTTTTCAGATAAGACTGGAGTCATCTGAGCAGGCCCA ACGACAAGAAGTAATGCAGAACGTTATGCGTATCTTGGAGTCAGTAGAGGTCAAATGGGAGCACTTCCAGACATGGACCGATTTCTCCCGTCTCCACCTGTCGAATAAGCTGGCCATCTTCGGAGTGGGCTACAACACGAGGTGGCGAGAGGAGATCCGCTACCACTACGCAGAGATAAGCTCCCAGGTGCCACTGGGCAAACGTCTACGGGAATACTTCAACCCTGAGAAGGCAGAGGGCAGGGTTATCATGACCAAGGTGCAGAAGATGAACTGGAAAAATGTGTATTATAAATTTTTGGACATAACTATTAGTGAAGCTCGCTGTTTGGAACTGCATATGGATGTTGATTGGATACCTATTGCACATACAAAGGCTGCAGGTTCCAGTAACGGTTCCCAGTACCTCTTGCCGGGGGGCATCCCAAAGACATATGGCTTATATGCGATAGGCTACGGGGAGACGTGCGTGTCCAATTCGACTAACACAGAGGACAAATCCTCCTCCTCCTCACAGGAGGACGAGGAGGTGGTGGACTATTGTGACGGTGAGAAAAAAGATGAGAGAACGTCAGCTAAAGTCACTTATTGTTACCTCGGCCTTGCAGAGGAGAAGACACTACAGCAATGTTTGTTGCAGCACTTTCAGAATTCTGGAAAACACTACAGTCGGGGAGAGCGTTCAGCCATAACCACATTCCTGCAGAAAAACTTTAACAGCCAGGACAGGGAAGGTAACCAAGCTGGATTACCCATCTACATAAAGTTTATCGAGGTGGAGCTGGACTTCCTCTCGGCCGGATCTTTAATTGAATGTTTAGAGACTGCGATTGGTTATTCGTTAAAATTCAACAGGAAGGAAGCACTGTAA